Proteins encoded in a region of the Geobacillus genomosp. 3 genome:
- a CDS encoding bifunctional homocysteine S-methyltransferase/methylenetetrahydrofolate reductase has product MGLLDELKQRILVADGAMGTLLYSHGVDRCFEELNLSNPDEIVHIHEAYIAAGADVIQTNTYGANYVKLARYGLEDDVPAMNRAAVKLAKQAANGRAYVLGTIGGLRTLNKSVVPLDEVKRTFREQLFVLLAEGVDGVLLETYYDLEELETVLAIARKETDLPIIAHVSLHEVGVLQDGTPLADALNRLEALGADVVGLNCRLGPYHMLRSLEEVPLPKQAFLSAYPNASLPDYRDGRLVYETNAEYFEETAKAFRNQGVRLIGGCCGTTPKHIEAMAKALTDRTPVTEKTVKRRAVPVSVQADRPTPTPLPELARARRSVIVELDPPKKLGIDKFLAGAKALHDAGIDALTLADNSLATPRISNVAVGSIVKERLGVRPLVHITCRDRNLIGLQSHLMGLHTLGITDVLAITGDPSKIGDFPGATSVYDLSSFDLIRLISQFNEGLSYSGKSLGQKTNFSIGAAFNPNVRHLDKAVVRMEKKIQCGAHYFLTQPIYSEEKIVQMYEATKHLDAPIYVGIMPLTGTRNAEFLHHEVPGITLSDEIRARMAACGDDPVQAAREGIAIAKSLIDAAFDLFNGIYLITPFLRYDMTVELVRYIHEKEAATKERKVVHG; this is encoded by the coding sequence ATGGGATTGCTTGATGAGTTGAAACAACGCATTCTCGTCGCCGACGGGGCGATGGGAACGCTGTTATATTCGCACGGCGTTGACCGTTGTTTTGAAGAATTGAACCTATCGAATCCGGACGAAATCGTCCATATTCATGAAGCGTATATCGCGGCAGGCGCCGATGTCATCCAGACGAACACATACGGCGCCAACTATGTGAAACTTGCGCGCTACGGCCTTGAAGATGACGTGCCCGCCATGAACCGCGCCGCTGTAAAGCTCGCAAAACAAGCGGCGAACGGGCGGGCGTACGTGCTCGGAACGATCGGGGGGCTTCGCACGTTGAACAAAAGTGTCGTACCGCTTGACGAAGTGAAACGGACGTTTCGCGAGCAGCTGTTTGTGCTGCTCGCCGAAGGGGTCGACGGTGTGCTGTTGGAGACGTATTACGATTTGGAAGAGTTGGAGACGGTGCTGGCCATCGCCCGCAAAGAGACGGACTTGCCGATTATCGCCCATGTGTCGCTTCATGAAGTCGGCGTCTTGCAAGACGGCACGCCGCTCGCCGATGCCCTTAACCGCTTAGAGGCGCTGGGAGCCGATGTCGTCGGGCTCAACTGTCGACTCGGGCCGTACCATATGCTTCGGTCGCTTGAAGAAGTGCCGCTGCCAAAGCAGGCGTTTTTATCGGCGTACCCGAACGCGAGCCTCCCGGACTACCGCGACGGCCGGCTCGTGTATGAGACGAACGCCGAATATTTCGAGGAGACGGCCAAAGCGTTCCGCAACCAGGGGGTGCGCTTGATCGGCGGGTGCTGCGGCACGACGCCGAAACATATTGAAGCGATGGCAAAAGCGCTCACCGACCGGACGCCGGTGACGGAAAAAACGGTGAAACGGCGCGCGGTGCCCGTATCGGTGCAAGCGGATCGCCCCACCCCGACTCCGCTTCCCGAGCTTGCCCGCGCGCGCCGATCGGTCATCGTTGAACTCGACCCGCCGAAAAAACTCGGCATTGACAAGTTTCTCGCCGGAGCGAAAGCGCTCCATGACGCCGGCATCGATGCGCTGACGTTGGCCGACAATTCGCTCGCCACACCGCGCATCAGCAATGTTGCGGTCGGCTCGATCGTGAAAGAACGGCTCGGTGTTCGCCCGCTCGTGCATATTACGTGCCGCGATCGCAACTTGATCGGCTTGCAGTCGCACTTAATGGGCTTGCATACGCTCGGCATCACCGATGTGCTCGCTATTACCGGCGACCCTTCGAAAATTGGTGATTTCCCAGGGGCAACGTCCGTGTACGACTTATCATCGTTCGATCTTATCCGCTTGATCAGCCAGTTTAACGAAGGACTGTCATATTCGGGCAAATCGCTCGGACAAAAAACGAATTTCTCGATCGGTGCGGCCTTCAATCCGAACGTCCGCCATTTGGATAAAGCAGTTGTGCGGATGGAGAAAAAAATCCAATGCGGCGCCCACTATTTCTTGACCCAACCGATTTACTCGGAAGAAAAAATTGTGCAGATGTACGAAGCGACGAAACATCTTGACGCTCCGATTTACGTCGGCATTATGCCGCTTACGGGCACGCGGAATGCTGAATTTTTGCATCACGAAGTGCCAGGCATCACCCTATCGGATGAGATTCGCGCCCGCATGGCTGCTTGCGGCGACGACCCGGTGCAGGCGGCACGCGAAGGGATCGCCATCGCCAAATCGCTCATTGACGCTGCCTTTGATTTGTTCAACGGCATTTACTTGATCACACCGTTTTTACGCTATGACATGACAGTCGAGCTCGTCCGCTACATTCATGAAAAAGAAGCAGCGACTA